TCGAAATGAGCTCGAATAGTCTTGCCGGAATAGTCAAATTAGCGCTTATCGTCGGAAGCCTGCAGCTTGGCTCGATTGGCCTCGCGGCTGCGGACACGACGATCCTGAACGTGTCCTACGACCCGACTCGGGAACTTTACAAGGAGTTCAACGCGGCCTTTGCCGAAAAATGGCAGGCCGACACCGGCGAAACCGTGACGATCCAGACATCGCATGGCGGTTCCGGCAAGCAGGCCCGTTCGGTCATCGACGGGCTGGAGGCCGACGTCGTGACGCTGGCCCTCGAAGCGGATATCGACGCGATCGCCAAGGAAAGCGGCAAAATTCCCGCCGATTGGAAGTCCCGCTTCGATAACAACAGCGCGCCTTATACCTCGACCATCGTCTTCCTCGTCCGCAAGGGCAACCCCAAAGGAATCGAGGATTGGGGCGATCTCGTCAGGGAGGATGTGCAGGTAATTACGCCCAACCCGAAGACTTCGGGTGGCGCTCGCTGGAACTTCCTGGCCGCCTGGGCCTGGGCACGTGCCGCCAATAACGGGGACGATGCGAAGGCACAGGAATATGTGGCGCAGCTCTTCAAGCATGTGCCGGTTCTCGACACCGGCGCGCGCGGCGCGACGACCACCTTCGTCCAGCGCGGCCTTGGCGATGTGTTGCTGGCCTGGGAAAACGAAGCCTATCTGTCACTGGAAGAGCTGGGCCCCGACAATTTCGACATCGTCACGCCGTCGATCTCGATCAAGGCGGAGCCCCCCGTTGCGCTGGTCGATGGCAACGTCGACAGCAAGGGTACCCGCAAGGTCGCCGAGGCCTATCTCGACTATCTCTACAGCGATGTCGGGCAGAAGATCGCGGCCAAACACTACTACCGGCCGTTCAAGCCTGAACTGGCGGATCCCAAGGACACCGCGCGCTTCGCCGAATTGAAGCTCGTCACGATCGACGACTTCGGCGGCTGGAAGGAAGCTCAGCCGAAGTTCTTTGGCGATGGCGGGGTCTTCGATCAGATCTACAGGCCGGGGCAATGATATCGATGGCCGCTCGCAGCAACACGCGGTGGCGGTTTCGGCAGCCGAGCGTCATTCCGGGTTTCGGATTGGCGCTCGGCGTGACGCTGGCATGGCTCACCATCATCGTTCTCATTCCTCTCTCCGGACTGCTGTGGCGCTCGAGCGGCCTCGGATGGTCGAAATTCGTGGAACTGGCGCTTGACGAGCGCACGGTCAACGCATTGACGATCAGCTTCGGCACGGCCTTCATCGCCGCCGTTGTCAACCTGGTCTTCGGCGTGCTCCTCGCCTGGGTTCTCGTGCGCTATCGCTTCCCCGGCAAGCGCGTGATCGACGCCATGGTCGATCTGCCCTTCGCCCTGCCGACCGCGGTCGCCGGCATTGCGCTCACGACGCTTTATGCGCCGAACGGCTGGATCGGCTCGCTGCTCGCTCCGCTCGGCATCAAGATAGCCTTCACTCCGGCCGGGATCGTCGTGGCGCTGATCTTCGTCGGGTTGCCCTTCGTCGTGCGTACCGTGCAGCCGATCATGGAAGAGATCGACAAGGAAGTCGAAGAGGCGGCTGCGACCCTCGGCGCCACCCGCTTCCAGACGATCAGCCGGGTCCTGTTGCCCGGTCTCCTGCCTGCCGGGTTGACCGGCTTCGCACTCGCCTTTGCCCGCGGCGTCGGCGAATATGGTTCGGTGATCTTCATCGCCGGCAACCTTCCCTATGTCTCGGAGATCGCGCCGCTTCTGATCGTCATCCGCCTCGAGGAATTCAACTATCCGGCAGCAACCGCGATCGCCGCGGTAATGCTCCTGCTTTCCTTCATGATGCTGCTGGTCATCAATGTGATCCAGGCGTGGAGCAGACGGAGATATGGTTATGGCGCATGATGCCGGCTACGCTTCTAATACGCTTGTGACGGCTGCAACCTCGGAAACGCCGCTTTCACGCGTTGTCCTGACCGCCGTTGCGCTTGGTTTCGTCGCGCTCTTCCTGCTTCTGCCGCTCGCCACGGTGTTCATCGAGGCGTTCCGCAAAGGAGCGATGGAGTTCTTCACGGCGCTTGGCGACCCCGAGACCTTTTCCGCGATCCGTCTGACACTGCTCGTCGCGGGGATCGCCGTGCCGCTCAATCTCGTCTTCGGGGTGGCGGCCGCCTGGGCCATCGCGAAATTCGAGTTCAAGGGCAAGGCGTTTCTAACGACGCTGATCGACCTGCCCTTCTCCGTTTCACCAGTGATCTCCGGCCTCGTTTTCGTGCTGCTATTCAGCTCTCACAGCGCGCTCGGGCCGATCCTGCAGAGCTACGGCATCCAGATCCTCTTTGCCGTTCCGGGTCTCGTGCTCGCCACCGTCTTCGTGACCTTCCCCTTCGTCGCGCGTGAATTGATCCCGCTGATGCAGGAACAGGGAACGGCCGACGAGGAGGCGGCACTTTCGCTCGGCGCCACCGGCTGGCAGACCTTCTGGCATGTGACGCTTCCCAATATAAAATGGGGCCTGCTCTACGGCGTGCTTCTCTGCAATGCCCGCGCCATGGGCGAATTCGGTGCGGTCTCGGTCGTGTCCGGCCATATTCGCGGGCAAACGAACACCATGCCGTTGCAGGTCGAAATCCTCTACAATGAATATAATTTCGTCGCCGCCTTCGCGGTGGCGGCGCTCCTGGCGCTCCTGGCGCTGGTAACGCTCGTTTTGAAGACTGCTCTTGAACTTCGCTACAGCGACGAGATCGCTGCCAGCCGCAGGCACTGAAAGGTCCAGACCTCCATGGAAGTCCGCGTCCAGAATATTCGCAAGGAATTTGGCCGTTTTCCCGCGCTCGAGGACGTTTCCCTCGACATCCGCTCGGGTGAACTGATCGCGCTCCTCGGCCCCTCCGGCTCCGGCAAGACCACGCTGCTCAGGCTGGTCGCCGGGCTCGAAAGCCCGACCGAAGGCACGATTTTCTTCGGCGACGAGGATGCGTCGAAGAAGACCGTGCGGGAGCGAAACATCGGCTTCGTTTTCCAGCATTATGCGCTTTTCCGCCACATGACGGTGCTCGACAACGTCGCTTTCGGTCTGAAGGTGCGGCCCGCCAAACGACGGCCGACGGCTGCCGACATCCGCCGCAGGGCGCTCGACCTGCTGGAACTCGTGCAACTCTCCGGACTGGAGAAACGCTACCCGGCCCAGCTTTCGGGCGGGCAGCGCCAACGCGTCGCACTCGCCCGCGCCATGGCCGTCGAACCCAACGTTCTGCTCCTCGACGAGCCCTTCGGCGCGCTCGATGCGCAGGTGCGCAAGGAGCTGAGGCGGTGGCTGCGCGAAATCCACGATCGCACCGGCCACACCACGATCTTCGTCACTCACGACCAGGAGGAAGCACTCGAGCTTGCCGACCGCGTCGTCGTGATGAGCAATGGCGCGATCGAGCAGGTCGGCACGCCCGACGAGATCTATGACCATCCGGTCTCGCCCTTCGTCTACGGCTTCATCGGTCAGTCCAACTGCCTCAACGTCACCCTCGCCAATGGCGAAATCTGGCATGAGGACCGCCCGATCGGCCTTCGTGCCGGGAACGAACCGGACGGCGCCGCAACCCTCTATTTCCGCCCGCACGACGTGGAACTCATCGACGGCTGCGGCGGTTGCCTCGCCGGCCTCGTCACGGCCAGCCGGCGCGTGGCGGGCACCCGGCATCTGGAACTCGACCTCGGACGTACGCACCCTCCGGTCGAGATCGAGCTGCCGCCGGAACGCGCCGCCTCCACCGACCACACGCGCATCGCCTTCCGGCCGACGCGATGGAAGCTATTCCGCAAGGGCGGACAAAAGGAAGCACCGCCGATAGAGGCGGAGGCGCCGGTGCTCGCGGCCACCGGCACGTGAGGCGGTGAACCCGGGCTTTGGAAGCGCGGATTCGCCCGGTCTGGACGCCGGGCGTTGATCTGCCGAATTAATCGTTCCGATCGAATGAATCCTGCGCTAGAAACCGTCCAATGTCTGTTATCGATGATCTCACGAGCGCACTCGGCGATGCCGTGCTCACCGGCGACCGGATCGCCGAACGTCACCGCGGCGATGCGAGCCTCACGGGCCGGATCCTCCCCCTGGCGGTCGTTCGCCCGGCAAGCGTTGCCGAGGTCGCCGACGCGCTGAGGATCTGCAACGCGCATCGCCAGACCGTGGTGCCGCAGGGTGGCTTGACCGGGCTCGCCGGCGGCGCCAATCCGTGCGCTGGCGACGTTGCCATATCGCTGGAGAGACTTTCGGGCATCGAGGAGATCGATGCTGCGGCAGGTACGATGACGGTGCTCGCCGGAACACCCCTCGAAGTCGCTCAGCGCGCGGCCGAGAATGCCGGCTTCCTGTTGCCGATCGATCTGGGGGCGCGCGGCTCTTGCCAGATCGGCGGCAATCTGGCCACAAATGCCGGCGGCATCCGGGTGATCCGCAACGGTGTCGCGCGCGACAATGTGCTGGGGCTCGAGGCCGTTCTTGCGGACGGAACCGTGATTTCGTCGATGAACAAGATGATCAAGAACAACACGGGCTACGACCTGCGGCAGCTCTTCATCGGTTCGGAAGGCACGCTCGGCATCATCACGCGGGCGGTATTGCGCCTGCGCCCGCTACCGGCCGGGCGGCTGACGGCGCTCTGCGCGCTCGACAGCTATGAGAATGTCGTCGCTCTGCTCAAGCGGGCACAGAAGGAACTCGCCGGCCTCTCCGCCTATGAGGCGATGTGGGAGAGCTATTTCCGTTTCAACTGCGAGGCTGAAGGGCTCAGGCTTTTCGAAGCCTCTCCCGCTTTCGCCGTCATCGTCGAAGAGGACCTGCAGGGCCATGAAGCGGAACGCGAACGGTTCGAAATCTTTCTCGGGCGAGCCCTGGAGGACGGCGTAATCGGCGACGCGCTGATCGCGCAATCGCAAAAAGAGGCTCAAGCCTTCTGGCGTATTCGCGAGGGTCACGCGCTGGATCGGCTGCCCCTGCTTCTCAACTTCGATGTCAGCCTGCCGATCGGCGCAATCGGCAGCTTCGCCGAGGATTGCGGCACGGCGCTCCGGGCCAAGTTCCCCGAAGCGCACGTGTCGTTCTTCGGCCATGTCGGCGACAGCAACCTTCACATCGCCTTTTCCGTTCCAGGCGCAACCGAGGAAACGGCCCACGCGGTCGACGCCGTCGTCTACGGACTGGTCGGCACCTATAGCGGCTCGGTTTCCGCCGAGCACGGGATCGGCCTCCTGAAGCGCGACTTTCTCGATCGCTCCCGCAGTTCGGCCGAACTCGAACTCATGCGGCGCATCAAGAATGCCTTTGATCCGAACGGTATTCTCAATGCCGGCAAGGTCTTAGCCTAAGGCCTGTTGAGATTCATTTTGAGTTTATGACGGCTGCTGCGAGATGGATAATGGCGTTGAAGCTCTGGTCGGTTTTGTCGGCACGCATGGCGATGCGCTTGAATTCCTTGAGTACCGACGGTGCGCCACTGCTGTTGATCGTAGCCGATCAATGGACAAAAACATGCAATCTCTCCTCCGTCCTCATCCGGCTCCCCCTTGCAAGTGTTTTTTGCAGATTTTTTGATCGGATCGCTTGCTTCCATATGTTCGGCCTTTCGGTGTGGCCGCACAGGGCCACTGGCCAAGATGGTTTCCGCAACGCCTGTGCCAAACAGTGCAACGGCCTTGGAAGGCCATTGGGATGCGCGGCGTGTCAGGCGTCTTGGGAATCGATTGATCGCACCATCTGCTTGTTCTCTTGCAAGTTCACAGCATCAGCCGGACACGGGCGGCTTTGTGTTGCGCGCCCATGGCGGCCAATCTCTATGCGGCCTGCGGCTGCTCTTCCATCCTCCGATAGGTTTGGCCGCTTACCATCAGCTTCCAGGCGATCCGGGCGATCTTGTTGGCGAGCGCCACGGCAACAAGCTTGGGCTTTTTGCGTTGCAGCAGTCCGGTGAGCCATTGCGAGGCATGCCGGCTTCGGCCGGCTCTGACCTGTTGAAGAAGAGAGGTCGCCCCAACCACCAGAACGCTTCGCAGCATCTCGTCGCCGGCACGGGTGATCACCCCAAGCCTCGTCTTGCCAGCGGTCGAATGATCCTTGGGCGTCAGTCCCAACCAGGCGGCAAACGCCCGGCCGGACTCGAACAGCCGGGCATCCGGGGTTTTCAGCATCAACAGCGTTGCGCCGACCGGACCGACACCGGGAATTTGCGCAAGGCGCAGGCTGCATTCATCGGCGCGGTGCAAATCCAGCAGCTCTTCCTCCACCTTCTTTATCTCGTGAAGCAGACCGCGATATTCATCGCCATGCATGGCAAAAACCTTTCGCGCAAGAACGGGCAGCGATGGGTCCTGCGCTATGCGCTCCAATAGCGGTTCGATCCTGCACATGCCGGTGGCCGCGACGATGCCAAACTCCATGGCAAAGCCGCGAATGCTGTTGGCCAGTTGTGTCCGGTTGCGGATCAGCCTCTCGCGCAAGCCCACCAGCATCAAGGCGGCCTGCTGCTGCGCCGTCTTCACCGGAACAAACCGCATCGTCGGCCGGCTCATCGCCTCGCACAATGCTTCGGCGTCCGCCGCATCATTCTTCCCGCGCTTGACATAAGGCTTGGCCAATTGCGGCGCAATCAATTTCACCTCATGGCCGAAGGAACGCAGCAGTCGGGCCCAATGGTGGGAACCACCACACGCTTCCAGCGCAATACTGGTCGGTGCCGCCTTCTGGAAGAATTTCACCATTTCCTTGCGCGTCAGCTTCCGGCGCAGGATCGGTTGCTCGGCGGCGTTCACTCCATGCAACTGGAAAACGCTCTTTTCGCGGTAGAGACGCCCGTTACCGGGCGCCCCCCGCTCAGATCCCGGCGAGCCCAATTAAGGCACCGGGCTCCTACCTTGGGTGTTTGACGGCGAAGCGCACGTCGGGCCATGGATGAAGGATACTTGGCTTGGGGAGCCAGTGCTCTGCCACTTTTGTGGTTCGACCCCATGTGAATCCGTCCCTCTGGCTACGCCGCCGAAGCGTGCGCCTCCAGAGTTCTTCCACATGGTGTCGAAACGCGGCTAGTGCGCGCGCGTTTGTCGGCACCGCGAAGTAGGCGAAATGCCCGCTCACGATTTGCCTTAGCCATTTCCCCTGTTCGGGTATGGGCCAGTGCAGCCGACGCCACAACTCCTCCTTTATGGTCCTGAGCTTCGTCCGCATGCGGTCGCCGCGGGTCTTCCGTTGAAGCTGGAAGCGCCCGCTGCGCGATTTGCCGCAGATGAACGTG
The genomic region above belongs to Sinorhizobium meliloti and contains:
- a CDS encoding sulfate ABC transporter substrate-binding protein, encoding MSSNSLAGIVKLALIVGSLQLGSIGLAAADTTILNVSYDPTRELYKEFNAAFAEKWQADTGETVTIQTSHGGSGKQARSVIDGLEADVVTLALEADIDAIAKESGKIPADWKSRFDNNSAPYTSTIVFLVRKGNPKGIEDWGDLVREDVQVITPNPKTSGGARWNFLAAWAWARAANNGDDAKAQEYVAQLFKHVPVLDTGARGATTTFVQRGLGDVLLAWENEAYLSLEELGPDNFDIVTPSISIKAEPPVALVDGNVDSKGTRKVAEAYLDYLYSDVGQKIAAKHYYRPFKPELADPKDTARFAELKLVTIDDFGGWKEAQPKFFGDGGVFDQIYRPGQ
- the cysT gene encoding sulfate ABC transporter permease subunit CysT — encoded protein: MISMAARSNTRWRFRQPSVIPGFGLALGVTLAWLTIIVLIPLSGLLWRSSGLGWSKFVELALDERTVNALTISFGTAFIAAVVNLVFGVLLAWVLVRYRFPGKRVIDAMVDLPFALPTAVAGIALTTLYAPNGWIGSLLAPLGIKIAFTPAGIVVALIFVGLPFVVRTVQPIMEEIDKEVEEAAATLGATRFQTISRVLLPGLLPAGLTGFALAFARGVGEYGSVIFIAGNLPYVSEIAPLLIVIRLEEFNYPAATAIAAVMLLLSFMMLLVINVIQAWSRRRYGYGA
- the cysW gene encoding sulfate ABC transporter permease subunit CysW; translated protein: MAHDAGYASNTLVTAATSETPLSRVVLTAVALGFVALFLLLPLATVFIEAFRKGAMEFFTALGDPETFSAIRLTLLVAGIAVPLNLVFGVAAAWAIAKFEFKGKAFLTTLIDLPFSVSPVISGLVFVLLFSSHSALGPILQSYGIQILFAVPGLVLATVFVTFPFVARELIPLMQEQGTADEEAALSLGATGWQTFWHVTLPNIKWGLLYGVLLCNARAMGEFGAVSVVSGHIRGQTNTMPLQVEILYNEYNFVAAFAVAALLALLALVTLVLKTALELRYSDEIAASRRH
- a CDS encoding sulfate/molybdate ABC transporter ATP-binding protein, translated to MEVRVQNIRKEFGRFPALEDVSLDIRSGELIALLGPSGSGKTTLLRLVAGLESPTEGTIFFGDEDASKKTVRERNIGFVFQHYALFRHMTVLDNVAFGLKVRPAKRRPTAADIRRRALDLLELVQLSGLEKRYPAQLSGGQRQRVALARAMAVEPNVLLLDEPFGALDAQVRKELRRWLREIHDRTGHTTIFVTHDQEEALELADRVVVMSNGAIEQVGTPDEIYDHPVSPFVYGFIGQSNCLNVTLANGEIWHEDRPIGLRAGNEPDGAATLYFRPHDVELIDGCGGCLAGLVTASRRVAGTRHLELDLGRTHPPVEIELPPERAASTDHTRIAFRPTRWKLFRKGGQKEAPPIEAEAPVLAATGT
- a CDS encoding FAD-binding oxidoreductase; translation: MSVIDDLTSALGDAVLTGDRIAERHRGDASLTGRILPLAVVRPASVAEVADALRICNAHRQTVVPQGGLTGLAGGANPCAGDVAISLERLSGIEEIDAAAGTMTVLAGTPLEVAQRAAENAGFLLPIDLGARGSCQIGGNLATNAGGIRVIRNGVARDNVLGLEAVLADGTVISSMNKMIKNNTGYDLRQLFIGSEGTLGIITRAVLRLRPLPAGRLTALCALDSYENVVALLKRAQKELAGLSAYEAMWESYFRFNCEAEGLRLFEASPAFAVIVEEDLQGHEAERERFEIFLGRALEDGVIGDALIAQSQKEAQAFWRIREGHALDRLPLLLNFDVSLPIGAIGSFAEDCGTALRAKFPEAHVSFFGHVGDSNLHIAFSVPGATEETAHAVDAVVYGLVGTYSGSVSAEHGIGLLKRDFLDRSRSSAELELMRRIKNAFDPNGILNAGKVLA
- a CDS encoding IS110 family transposase produces the protein MGSPGSERGAPGNGRLYREKSVFQLHGVNAAEQPILRRKLTRKEMVKFFQKAAPTSIALEACGGSHHWARLLRSFGHEVKLIAPQLAKPYVKRGKNDAADAEALCEAMSRPTMRFVPVKTAQQQAALMLVGLRERLIRNRTQLANSIRGFAMEFGIVAATGMCRIEPLLERIAQDPSLPVLARKVFAMHGDEYRGLLHEIKKVEEELLDLHRADECSLRLAQIPGVGPVGATLLMLKTPDARLFESGRAFAAWLGLTPKDHSTAGKTRLGVITRAGDEMLRSVLVVGATSLLQQVRAGRSRHASQWLTGLLQRKKPKLVAVALANKIARIAWKLMVSGQTYRRMEEQPQAA